One part of the Lotus japonicus ecotype B-129 chromosome 2, LjGifu_v1.2 genome encodes these proteins:
- the LOC130735578 gene encoding uncharacterized protein LOC130735578: protein MMTIIPLTAVDQHWRRLTSTSAPDESQHVLRLSIATELEVIAKMFEEANVSRRQAIKVRLREIAYPDQTSMCPPPNKLPTRGRPNEPKGSTRRIPCSWENVDAIVGSKQASNSLAPQGKGRKTRSAKRKSIPSKQSAPKKRSKRIASKSAQLPPQHPKGKVYSANYIHEVPEFLREYVIDIHNVEDGGNCGYRCIASLMGKGEQNWRQVREDMIKEVRLRQGVYHGMYGTDTHYQKVLQALHLAPNEFATEEKWLCVPDMGHIVATMYQVVFVTLSNRGGATYFPLTGPVLHPSVH from the coding sequence ATGATGACCATTATTCCATTGACGGCAGTGGACCAACATTGGAGGAGGCTTACATCAACATCTGCACCTGATGAATCCCAACATGTTTTGAGATTGAGCATTGCGACAGAGTTAGAGGTCATTGCAAAGATGTTTGAAGAAGCTAATGTTTCGAGAAGACAAGCTATCAAAGTGAGGCTTCGAGAGATTGCATACCCGGATCAGACTTCTATGTGTCCTCCTCCAAACAAGTTGCCTACAAGGGGTCGGCCCAATGAACCTAAGGGTTCTACCAGACGCATTCCTTGTTCTTGGGAGAATGTTGATGCAATAGTTGGGTCAAAGCAAGCTAGCAACTCATTAGCTCCACAAGGCAAGGGGCGTAAGACCCGGTCGGCAAAACGGAAGAGCATTCCTTCGAAGCAATCTGCacctaagaagagaagcaagAGGATAGCAAGCAAGTCAGCTCAGCTCCCGCCACAGCACCCGAAAGGCAAAGTTTACTCGGCCAACTATATCCATGAAGTGCCCGAATTCCTCCGTGAATATGTCATTGACATTCACAATGTTGAAGATGGTGGCAATTGTGGATATAGATGCATTGCTTCCTTGATGGGTAAGGGAGAACAAAATTGGCGTCAAGTCCGAGAAGACATGATAAAGGAGGTTAGATTACGGCAAGGTGTTTATCATGGTATGTATGGCACCGACACACATTACCAAAAAGTTCTACAAGCCTTGCATCTTGCTCCAAATGAGTTTGCAACGGAGGAGAAGTGGTTATGCGTGCCGGATATGGGCCACATTGTTGCTACGATGTACCAGGTTGTGTTCGTGACCTTGTCTAATCGGGGGGGCGCCACCTACTTCCCTCTCACCGGTCCAGTGCTACATCCGTCAGTGCACTAG